From a single Novipirellula caenicola genomic region:
- a CDS encoding DUF1552 domain-containing protein produces MLKSLSRRTLLRGMGASMALPLLDSMSSTRLLAATSNPADVPLRMGFFYVPNGMHMPDWKPIEGGDKYTMTPTLQRLAEHRSKFNVLTGLTLDGARSHGDGGGDHARSVAAFLTGAHPKKTNGADIQNGVSVDQVAAEQIGGQSRFGSLELGLEASAQAGNCDSGYSCAYASNMSWRGPTNPMAKEVDPGAVFDRLFAGQTTKETRRAKSVREKYRKSVLDFVLEDAKQLHKTLPEIDRRKLDEYLYAVRDVEKRLAGAERLRISEDGVPDYPRPSGVPQELKEHSELMMDMITLAIQTDSTRIISFMFTNAGSNRSYPDIDVKEGHHELSHHGKSEHKQAQIAKINRYHIDRFGYLLKRLSSISEGDGTLLDHCMLVYGSGISDGDRHNHDDLPILLAGNGNGRIQTGRHIRYENHTPLCNLYLWMLQEMGVKADKFGDSNGVLKNLG; encoded by the coding sequence ATGTTGAAATCACTTTCGCGACGAACGCTGTTACGCGGCATGGGCGCCTCGATGGCACTTCCGTTATTGGATTCGATGTCATCGACGCGGTTGTTGGCGGCGACATCCAATCCTGCGGACGTCCCGCTCAGGATGGGCTTCTTCTACGTTCCCAACGGGATGCACATGCCGGATTGGAAACCGATCGAAGGAGGCGACAAGTACACGATGACGCCGACGTTGCAGCGGTTGGCCGAACATCGATCGAAATTCAATGTGTTGACAGGTTTGACGCTTGATGGCGCTCGGTCGCATGGTGACGGTGGCGGCGATCATGCGCGCAGCGTCGCTGCGTTTCTAACCGGAGCTCATCCTAAAAAGACTAACGGCGCGGATATCCAAAACGGTGTCTCGGTCGACCAAGTGGCGGCGGAACAGATTGGCGGTCAATCGCGATTCGGTTCGCTCGAACTCGGACTCGAAGCAAGTGCGCAAGCAGGCAATTGCGACAGCGGTTACAGCTGTGCGTACGCATCGAACATGTCGTGGCGAGGTCCGACCAATCCGATGGCCAAAGAAGTGGATCCCGGCGCCGTGTTCGATCGGCTGTTCGCCGGACAAACGACGAAAGAAACTCGCCGAGCGAAAAGCGTTCGTGAGAAGTACCGAAAAAGTGTGCTCGATTTTGTGCTCGAAGATGCCAAGCAACTGCACAAGACACTTCCCGAAATCGATCGACGAAAATTGGACGAATACTTGTACGCCGTCCGTGATGTCGAAAAGCGGTTGGCGGGTGCCGAACGACTGCGTATTTCGGAGGATGGAGTCCCCGACTACCCTCGACCCAGCGGGGTGCCACAAGAGTTAAAGGAGCACTCCGAATTGATGATGGATATGATCACGCTTGCGATTCAAACCGACAGCACACGAATCATTTCGTTCATGTTTACCAATGCCGGCAGCAATCGAAGCTATCCCGACATTGACGTCAAAGAGGGCCATCATGAATTGTCGCATCATGGCAAAAGTGAACACAAGCAGGCACAGATTGCCAAGATCAATCGATACCATATTGATCGATTTGGCTACCTGCTCAAGCGGTTGAGTTCGATCAGCGAAGGCGATGGAACGCTCTTGGACCATTGCATGTTGGTTTACGGCAGCGGGATCAGTGACGGGGATCGGCACAATCACGATGACTTGCCGATTTTGTTGGCCGGCAATGGCAATGGCCGGATTCAAACAGGGCGTCACATCCGCTACGAAAATCACACGCCGCTGTGCAATCTGTATCTATGGATGCTGCAAGAGATGGGCGTCAAGGCGGACAAGTTTGGCGACAGCAACGGTGTGCTGAAGAATCTCGGCTAA
- a CDS encoding rhomboid family intramembrane serine protease, protein MIPLRDSIPSRTIPVINYLIIVLCTASFMAQLVSEGRGGRIAERYGMVPARLSNADVDPVISERVGIQTPFGIEVRTITRELAPSPIPAWMTLLTCMFLHGGWMHFLGNMWFLYIFGDNVEDRLGHFGYALMYLGTGIAASLSHFITDPASPMPTIGASGAIAGVMGAYAWLYPHAKVQALIPLIIIFYVIVVPAPLFLGIWFALQTYSGISAVAGGAATGVAWWAHIGGFAAGALSAVAIGRTPLGHEAVTERRF, encoded by the coding sequence ATGATACCACTACGCGACAGCATACCGAGCCGCACGATACCCGTGATCAATTACCTGATCATTGTGTTATGCACAGCTTCGTTTATGGCCCAATTGGTGTCCGAGGGCCGTGGCGGCCGAATCGCCGAACGCTATGGCATGGTGCCCGCGCGATTGTCCAACGCTGATGTCGATCCCGTGATCAGCGAACGCGTCGGCATCCAAACTCCGTTTGGGATCGAAGTCCGTACGATCACCCGCGAACTAGCGCCGTCGCCGATTCCGGCATGGATGACGTTGCTTACTTGCATGTTTCTGCATGGCGGTTGGATGCACTTTCTTGGCAACATGTGGTTTCTGTACATCTTTGGCGACAACGTCGAAGACCGGTTGGGGCACTTCGGTTACGCGTTGATGTATCTCGGTACGGGGATCGCAGCGTCGCTGTCCCATTTCATTACCGATCCTGCTAGCCCGATGCCGACGATTGGCGCAAGCGGTGCGATCGCGGGGGTGATGGGGGCCTACGCATGGCTGTATCCACATGCCAAAGTCCAAGCGTTGATCCCGTTGATCATCATCTTTTACGTGATCGTGGTGCCGGCCCCCTTGTTCTTGGGAATATGGTTCGCGCTGCAAACGTACAGCGGCATCAGCGCGGTGGCCGGTGGTGCGGCAACCGGCGTTGCATGGTGGGCCCATATCGGTGGATTTGCCGCTGGGGCGCTATCAGCGGTCGCGATCGGACGAACGCCGCTTGGACACGAAGCGGTCACCGAGCGACGGTTCTGA